The proteins below are encoded in one region of Triticum aestivum cultivar Chinese Spring chromosome 1B, IWGSC CS RefSeq v2.1, whole genome shotgun sequence:
- the LOC123136617 gene encoding uncharacterized protein: MGSRFVNLLARSCNGGPRHFSLHRMNPANLFHPTRSAVPAVQPLADAPLPPPALSFGWPGKKGELAWMNFMAFGRTGNNFLAVDQIGRTFFYDTDSRSLRTGMPMMCKPIMDPISIAVGDSLYVMSGNPGPSPGKHCFQALIHGRLPASDTNDWSWYSLQPPPPFVNDIPRFHEDEVKSSCGDVPAPYEIGAYTVVGESQIWVSTAGAGTYSYDTVSGAWSKVGNWSLPFRGRAEYIPEHNLWFGFTPNNLQLCTSDLTASSEVRPPVLQNMWTDVVRPKNWTLRDASLVPLGSGKVCIARFFVTHSDNFEDMSAYKKRENFAVLEGVEVLKAGWAHLRMVKHKSERYVFGRDLVIPL; this comes from the coding sequence ATGGGCAGCCGGTTTGTGAATCTGTTGGCCAGGAGCTGCAACGGCGGCCCCAGACACTTCAGCCTGCACCGTATGAATCCCGCAAATTTGTTTCACCCAACCAGGTCAGCGGTTCCAGCGGTTCAACCGTTAGCAGATGCTCCTCTGCCCCCCCCTGCTCTATCCTTCGGCTGGCCCGGCAAGAAGGGCGAACTCGCGTGGATGAATTTCATGGCTTTCGGCCGCACCGGGAACAATTTTTTGGCCGTGGACCAGATAGGCAGGACCTTCTTTTACGACACTGACTCGCGTTCGCTCCGCACTGGAATGCCCATGATGTGCAAGCCCATCATGGACCCGATCTCCATTGCCGTTGGTGACAGCCTCTACGTCATGAGCGGTAACCCTGGCCCGTCGCCTGGGAAGCATTGCTTCCAGGCTCTCATCCACGGCCGCCTTCCTGCAAGCGACACCAATGATTGGTCCTGGTATTCGCTTCAGCCGCCACCTCCCTTCGTGAACGACATTCCCCGCTTCCATGAAGATGAGGTCAAATCCAGTTGCGGTGACGTTCCAGCCCCCTATGAAATCGGTGCCTACACTGTGGTTGGCGAATCACAGATCTGGGTATCCACAGCAGGTGCCGGCACATACTCGTATGACACTGTGAGTGGTGCATGGAGCAAGGTAGGCAACTGGTCACTGCCGTTCAGAGGCCGTGCCGAGTACATCCCTGAGCACAACCTCTGGTTTGGCTTCACACCCAACAATTTGCAGCTGTGCACATCGGACCTCACTGCCTCATCTGAGGTGAGGCCGCCCGTTCTGCAGAATATGTGGACAGACGTGGTCAGGCCAAAAAATTGGACCCTGAGAGATGCCAGCCTCGTGCCGCTGGGCTCTGGCAAAGTCTGCATTGCCAGGTTCTTCGTAACTCATTCAGACAACTTTGAGGATATGTCAGCCTATAAGAAAAGAGAGAATTTTGCTGTTCTCGAGGGTGTGGAAGTGTTGAAGGCTGGGTGGGCTCACCTCCGGATGGTTAAGCACAAGTCGGAGCGTTACGTCTTCGGCCGTGACCTTGTCATACCGCTCTGA
- the LOC123093878 gene encoding uncharacterized protein translates to MSLRRLLGLSAAVSGRLSRSLSTSTAASSRPPWILVDQLSVAAGSALGASVRILEPPRFSTITVPALLVDTSAGPDPDSDATQLLVGRVCSASADGLLLIIIYDLRATAPILAKQGGNHVRQLTGLVRGHTPDTTRFLCNPVTGQLTRLPVINVGRRRLVCGPHMGVLTQAGRGHGDGTPDRVAVAELQGNRMLRFLSDTGEWDVAVTTPCQLPGVRRFYSETGRRFDQEAFAFGGRLWWADLSWGAISADPFSDRPEPRFVELPRGSVMPARPGPAPGWLDLEGFEALSKDAPGRYRRMGVSEGRLRYAEVWNREPFVLSSFTLDDEGSGWTLEHRVVLSRLWADGDYPWLPLPEKTTPQIVALDPLNGNVIYLAVGMHRISVDMSKQEVIGSFLDRGAGCIPCVLPPWLESSRTSAAGKKDDAESKTLADV, encoded by the exons ATGTCGCTCCGGCGCCTCCTGGGCCTTTCCGCCGCCGTCTCCGGCCGCCTAAGCCGCTCCCTCTCCACCTCCACGGCTGCCTCCTCCCGCCCTCCCTGGATCTTGGTCGACCAGCTGTCAGTGGCCGCCGGGTCGGCGCTGGGTGCGTCCGTGCGCATCCTCGAGCCGCCGCGCTTCTCCACCATCACCGTCCCGGCGCTCCTGGTCGACACCAGCGCCGGCCCCGACCCCGACAGCGACGCCACGCAACTCCTCGTCGGCCGCGTGTGCTCCGCCAGCGCCGACGGCCTCCTCCTTATCATCATCTACGATCTCCGCGCCACGGCTCCCATCCTCGCCAAGCAGGGCGGCAATCATGTCCGCCAGCTGACCGGCCTCGTCCGCGGGCACACCCCGGACACCACGCGCTTCCTCTGCAACCCTGTCACCGGCCAACTGACCCGCCTCCCGGTCATCAACGTAGGCCGGAGGCGGCTCGTGTGCGGCCCTCACATGGGCGTCCTCACCCAAGCCGGTCGCGGGCACGGAGACGGAACTCCCGACAGGGTCGCCGTCGCCGAGCTGCAGGGGAACAGGATGCTCCGCTTTCTCTCGGACACGGGCGAGTGGGACGTCGCGGTCACCACGCCCTGCCAACTCCCGGGCGTCCGGCGGTTTTACTCGGAGACGGGCAGGAGGTTTGACCAAGAGGCGTTCGCCTTCGGCGGCCGGCTGTGGTGGGCTGACCTGAGCTGGGGCGCCATCTCGGCCGACCCGTTCAGCGACCGGCCGGAGCCCCGCTTCGTGGAGCTGCCGAGGGGCAGCGTGATGCCTGCACGCCCAGGGCCGGCGCCAGGGTGGCTTGACCTGGAGGGTTTTGAGGCCCTGTCCAAAGACGCGCCGGGCAGGTACCGGCGCATGGGGGTCAGCGAGGGAAGGTTGCGCTACGCCGAGGTGTGGAACCGGGAGCCGTTCGTGCTCAGCTCCTTCACGCTCGACGACGAGGGCAGCGGCTGGACGCTGGAGCACCGCGTGGTGCTCAGCCGGCTCTGGGCGGATGGAGACTACCCATGGCTGCCCTTGCCGGAGAAGACGACGCCACAAATTGTCGCTCTTGATCCACTGAACGGCAATGTCATCTACCTGGCGGTCGGCATGCACCGCATCAGCGTGGACATGAGCAAGCAGGAAGTGATTGGGAGCTTTCTGGACAGAGGAGCCGGGTGCATACCATGCGTGCTTCCACCGTGGCTTGAATCCAGCCGGACCTCTGCCGCAG GCAAGAAGGACGACGCAGAAAGCAAGACTTTGGCAGATGTCTAG